GGCCGCCGGCACGCTGAGCCTGGAGCGCTTCCGGTTCTACCTCGAGCAGGACACCATGTACCTGACCGAGTACGCCAAGTGCATGGCCCTGGGCGCCGCGCGGGCTCGCTCGGTCGACGAGGTCGCCTGGCTGCGCGACTCGATGGACAACATCGTGGACAACGAGCTGCCCCGGAACCGGGAGCTGCTCCAGCGTGTGGTCGACCTCGGCGCCGCGGACCGCGGCGGGTCGCGGGGGATGGCGCCGACGACGCTGGCCTACACCTCGTTCCTCACCTCGACCGCCTACCGCGGCGACGCCCTCGACGTGATGACGGTGATCCTCCCGTGCGCGGTGAGCTATCGGGAGATCGCCCTGGAGCTCGTCGACCGGATCGCACCCGACTCGCTCTACACCGCCTGGATGGACTTCTTCGTCGGCGACTTCTACGGCGCCCGGCTGGACCGGATGCAGGCGAACCTCGACGAGCTCGCCGACCGGGCCGATCCGCGCCGCCGGGAGTCGCTGCGGGAGGCGTTCGCCACCGCCAGCCGCCTGGAGGTCGCGTTCTGGGACATGGCCTACGACTGCCGGCAGTGGCCGGACCTCGCGGTGGCGACCGACTGAGCCCGGGGCACCCCTCCCACCCCACGACGTACGACGACAGGAGCCCGGCCATGCGATGGTCCAACTGGTACGGCAACCAGACCTGCACACCGGCCGAGGTGGTGCGCCCACGCGCCGAGGACGAGGTGGTCGCCGCCGTGGAGCGGGCGGTCCGGGACGGACGGGTCGTGCGGGCGGCCGGCTCCGGCCACTCCAATGTCGCGCTGGTGCCCACCGACGGCCAGGTCGTCGACCTGCGCGACCTGTCCGGGCTGGTCGGCGTCGACCGGGAGTCCCGGCAGGTGCGGGTGCGAGCCGGCACCCGCATCCACGACCTGGGCCCGTTGCTGTGGGAGCACGGCCTCGGCCTGGTCAACCAGGGCGACATCGACGGGCAGCAGATCGCGGGCGCGGTCGCGACCGGCACGCACGGCACGGGCCGGCACCTGGGATCCCTGTCGAGTGCCGTCGTCGGGGCTCGCGTGGTACGGGGCGACGGCAGTGTGGTGTCGGTCGACGCGTCGACGCCGGAGTGGCTGCGCGCCGTCCGGACCTCGCTGGGCGCCCTCGGCGTCATCACCGAGCTGACCCTCCAGGTCGCCGATGCCTACTGCCTGGCCGCCGAGCTCGTGCCCTGCACCTTCGCGGAGCTGGTGGACTCGTGGCGCGAGCGGCTGGCGCGGCACCGCCACTTCCTCTGCTACTGGTTCCCGAGTCCGGCGGCGGCCTCGGCCTGGTTCACCTTCGACCCGCCCCTGGGCGACGACACGGTCCTGATCAGGACGATGGACCAGCTGCCGGCCGACGCCGTCGCGCAGGAGACGCCGCGCCGGATCGACCGCGCGTACCGGGTCTTCGCCGATCCCTGCGAGCCGACCTTCCACGAGCTCGAGTTCATGGTCCCCGTCGACCAGGCCATCGACGCCCTCGGTGAGCTGCGTGCGATGCTCCGCTCCCGCCACCCCGAGCATCCGCTGCCCCTGGAGGTGCGGTTCGTCGCCGCGGACGACGCCCACCTCAGCCCGTTCGCCGGGCGGGCGTCGTGCGCGATCTCGGTGTCCGGGGTGATGGGCGAGGACAACGCCGAGGTCTTCGCCGACTGCGCCCGCGTGTTCGCGCAGTTCCGCGGACGGCCGCACTGGGGCAAGTGGCATCCATACGACGCCGCCGACCTGTCCCGCCTCTATCCGGAGTGGGACGCCTTCCGCACCGT
This region of Nocardioides sp. L-11A genomic DNA includes:
- a CDS encoding D-arabinono-1,4-lactone oxidase; amino-acid sequence: MRWSNWYGNQTCTPAEVVRPRAEDEVVAAVERAVRDGRVVRAAGSGHSNVALVPTDGQVVDLRDLSGLVGVDRESRQVRVRAGTRIHDLGPLLWEHGLGLVNQGDIDGQQIAGAVATGTHGTGRHLGSLSSAVVGARVVRGDGSVVSVDASTPEWLRAVRTSLGALGVITELTLQVADAYCLAAELVPCTFAELVDSWRERLARHRHFLCYWFPSPAAASAWFTFDPPLGDDTVLIRTMDQLPADAVAQETPRRIDRAYRVFADPCEPTFHELEFMVPVDQAIDALGELRAMLRSRHPEHPLPLEVRFVAADDAHLSPFAGRASCAISVSGVMGEDNAEVFADCARVFAQFRGRPHWGKWHPYDAADLSRLYPEWDAFRTVRAAFDPGGTFTNPYLEQLLGPIGSGAAR
- the tenA gene encoding thiaminase II, whose translation is MTTSTARWLRASCPEIWSSLHGHPFLGDMAAGTLSLERFRFYLEQDTMYLTEYAKCMALGAARARSVDEVAWLRDSMDNIVDNELPRNRELLQRVVDLGAADRGGSRGMAPTTLAYTSFLTSTAYRGDALDVMTVILPCAVSYREIALELVDRIAPDSLYTAWMDFFVGDFYGARLDRMQANLDELADRADPRRRESLREAFATASRLEVAFWDMAYDCRQWPDLAVATD